From the Primulina tabacum isolate GXHZ01 chromosome 3, ASM2559414v2, whole genome shotgun sequence genome, one window contains:
- the LOC142539069 gene encoding mini zinc finger protein 2-like has product MTKKKIVVRKEAFQRACSSQVFRTVRYAECQKNHAANIGGYAVDGCREFMAAGEEGTAAAFSCAACGCHRNFHRREVETEVVCDSSSYSPS; this is encoded by the coding sequence ATGACGAAAAAGAAAATAGTTGTTCGAAAAGAAGCTTTTCAAAGGGCTTGCAGCTCTCAAGTTTTCAGGACCGTAAGGTACGCCGAATGCCAGAAGAATCATGCAGCCAATATAGGAGGATACGCGGTGGACGGATGCCGGGAATTCATGGCGGCGGGCGAGGAAGGTACGGCGGCCGCGTTCAGCTGTGCCGCCTGCGGCTGCCACCGGAACTTCCACCGGAGGGAGGTGGAGACTGAGGTGGTTTGTGATAGTTCTTCCTATTCACCttcttga